CGATACGAACGAGAGGGTGCCCGCAGGGTCCAGCACTGACAGTAAATATGAAGCCCGCAGACCTCCCTGCGGGCTTCATATCTCTGAGTTGAAAGGGCCCCGCTCAGGCGATGCAGGCCCCGAGTTCAGAAAGCCGTTCGGGCTTGTTCGAGAGAAGACGGAGCGCCGTGTCCGCGGCCTTGCTCAACACGACGTCTCCGGCCTCGTATTTCTGAAAAGCATGTGGCCCGCCGCCAATGATACGGCTCGCCTCGCGTTGCGTGAGCTTCAGTTTTTTGCGAGCCGCTCGGATCTGGTCTGGCGTCATGACGCCCAGTTCCCGGG
The window above is part of the Tistrella bauzanensis genome. Proteins encoded here:
- a CDS encoding type II toxin-antitoxin system MqsA family antitoxin; protein product: MGAVEETRVHPETGTTLMRGVRKVTLTFRSQRETIDLPGWYPVDDPTADQGIHDPKDMQVSDRMINVMKARELGVMTPDQIRAARKKLKLTQREASRIIGGGPHAFQKYEAGDVVLSKAADTALRLLSNKPERLSELGACIA